One window from the genome of Candidatus Didemnitutus sp. encodes:
- the nifJ gene encoding pyruvate:ferredoxin (flavodoxin) oxidoreductase yields the protein MISRPVPQTATLDANEAVATVAYRLSELFAIYPITPSSPMGEWVDEWSAQGRKNLWNHVPEVIEMQSEGGAAGALHGALNAGALASSFTASQGLLLMIPNLYKIAGELHPFVLHVTARSLATHALSIFCDHGDVMACRQTGSAMLCANSVQEALDFSAIAHAATLRTRVPFIHFFDGFRTSHEVQKINLLSDDDLRALLPQGAIEAFRQKALTPDRPSIRGTAQNPDVFFQAREGANKFYDAVPGVVQELFDSFAVRTGRAYKLYDYEGAPDADRVVVVMGSGAETVAETSAWLNAKGEKTGVLKVRLYRPLDANALLAALPKTVRKISVLDRTKEPGAIGEPLFLDVAAALYESDRVGKVELVGGRYGLGSKEFTPAMAKAVYDDLATASPKKRFTVGINDDVTKLSLPYDEKFDLETDDTRRAMFFGLGADGTVGANKNSIKIIGEGTDLNAQGFFVYDSKKSGAMTISHLRFGPKPIRAPYLIANADFVAVHHFPFVERMEVLAQARPGATLLLNVATPADKVWDRLPSEVQARIIDLKLKVYSIDAYTVARAAGMGGQINTIMQTCFFALSGVLKRDEAIAAIKYAIKKTYGKKGDAVVAKNNAAVDAALAAMHEVAVPAAVTARFSRPPVVAKSAPEFVQRVTSMMLANRGDELPVSAFPVDGTWPTATTKWEKRNIALEIPTWDPALCIQCNKCVMVCPHAAIRCAAFPDADKASAPETFKSTKLKSAAAPNYQYSIQVAPEDCTGCTLCHKVCPAKDKTDLKRKALMMAPIEPLLAKERENFDFFLQLPPAPAALLEDTVKGTQFREPLIEFSGACTGCGETPYLKLLTQLYGDRLLVANATGCSSIYGGNLPTTPYTTNRDGRGPAWSNSLFEDNAEYGLGIRAGVDQLAVQSQQLLKELAPQLPAEIVNGITAADQLTDAGIATARGHVAALKKLLPALASDERAKRLLELADYLVKKSVWIIGGDGWAYDIGFGGLDHVLASGRKVNILVLDTEVYSNTGGQRSKSTPLGAVAKFSAAGKDTDKKDLAQMAAHYGHVYVARVALGAKDSQTVQAFIEAEKHPGPSLIIAYSHCIAHGYGLSAGLDQQKLAVDTGYWPLFRHDPERAAKNLPVDIMDSGAPKQPLSAYTKNELRYQVLFKANPERAANLADQAQKAVDKRVASYQQLAANAAAPKPAAPAAPATEVKPNN from the coding sequence ATGATCTCACGCCCTGTTCCGCAAACCGCGACCTTGGACGCCAATGAGGCTGTCGCCACCGTCGCATATCGCCTCAGCGAACTGTTCGCCATCTATCCGATCACGCCGTCGTCGCCGATGGGCGAATGGGTCGACGAATGGTCGGCCCAAGGCCGCAAAAACCTCTGGAATCACGTGCCCGAGGTCATCGAGATGCAATCCGAGGGTGGCGCGGCCGGCGCACTGCACGGCGCGCTGAACGCCGGCGCACTCGCCAGCTCGTTCACCGCCTCGCAGGGCCTGCTGCTCATGATCCCGAATCTCTACAAGATCGCGGGCGAGCTGCATCCCTTCGTGCTGCACGTCACCGCGCGCTCGCTTGCGACGCACGCGTTGTCGATCTTCTGCGACCACGGCGACGTCATGGCCTGCCGCCAGACCGGCTCCGCGATGCTCTGCGCCAACTCGGTGCAGGAAGCGCTCGACTTCTCGGCCATCGCCCACGCCGCGACGCTCCGCACGCGCGTGCCGTTCATCCACTTCTTCGACGGCTTCCGCACCTCGCACGAGGTGCAGAAGATCAACCTCCTCTCCGACGACGACCTGCGCGCGCTCCTGCCGCAGGGTGCGATCGAGGCCTTCCGCCAAAAAGCGCTGACGCCCGATCGTCCGTCGATCCGCGGCACTGCGCAGAATCCCGACGTGTTTTTCCAAGCCCGCGAAGGCGCGAACAAGTTCTATGATGCCGTCCCCGGCGTCGTGCAGGAACTGTTCGATAGCTTCGCCGTCCGCACCGGCCGCGCTTACAAGCTGTATGATTACGAAGGCGCGCCAGATGCCGATCGCGTCGTCGTCGTCATGGGCTCTGGCGCCGAGACCGTCGCCGAGACTTCCGCCTGGCTGAACGCCAAGGGCGAGAAGACCGGCGTGCTCAAAGTCCGCCTCTACCGCCCGCTCGACGCCAACGCCCTCCTCGCCGCGCTGCCGAAGACAGTCCGCAAGATCTCCGTGCTCGACCGCACGAAGGAGCCCGGCGCGATCGGCGAACCGCTGTTCCTCGACGTCGCCGCCGCGCTCTACGAGAGCGACCGCGTGGGCAAAGTGGAACTCGTCGGCGGCCGCTACGGCCTCGGCTCGAAGGAATTCACACCGGCGATGGCCAAGGCCGTCTACGACGATCTCGCCACCGCTTCGCCGAAGAAGCGTTTCACCGTCGGCATCAACGACGACGTCACCAAGCTCTCCCTCCCCTACGACGAGAAATTCGATCTCGAAACCGACGACACGCGCCGCGCGATGTTCTTCGGCCTCGGCGCGGACGGCACCGTCGGCGCGAACAAGAACTCGATCAAGATCATCGGCGAAGGCACCGACCTCAACGCCCAGGGCTTCTTCGTCTACGACTCCAAGAAGTCCGGCGCGATGACCATTTCGCACCTGCGCTTCGGCCCGAAGCCGATCCGCGCGCCGTATCTGATCGCCAACGCCGACTTCGTCGCGGTGCACCACTTCCCGTTCGTCGAGCGCATGGAAGTCCTCGCGCAAGCCCGCCCGGGCGCGACGCTGCTCCTCAATGTTGCGACACCCGCCGACAAGGTCTGGGACCGCCTCCCGAGCGAAGTCCAAGCGCGCATCATCGATCTCAAGCTCAAGGTCTACTCGATCGACGCCTACACCGTCGCCCGCGCCGCCGGCATGGGCGGCCAGATCAACACGATCATGCAGACGTGCTTCTTCGCGCTTTCGGGCGTGCTGAAGCGCGACGAAGCGATCGCCGCCATCAAATACGCGATCAAGAAAACCTACGGCAAGAAGGGCGACGCCGTCGTCGCAAAGAACAACGCCGCCGTCGACGCCGCTCTCGCCGCGATGCACGAAGTCGCCGTCCCGGCCGCGGTCACGGCGCGCTTCTCGCGCCCACCCGTCGTCGCGAAATCCGCGCCGGAATTCGTCCAGCGCGTCACGTCCATGATGCTCGCCAACCGCGGCGACGAGCTGCCCGTCAGCGCGTTCCCGGTCGACGGCACCTGGCCAACCGCCACGACGAAGTGGGAAAAGCGCAACATCGCGCTTGAAATCCCCACGTGGGACCCCGCGCTCTGCATCCAGTGCAACAAGTGCGTGATGGTTTGCCCGCACGCCGCCATCCGCTGCGCCGCCTTCCCCGACGCCGACAAGGCCAGCGCGCCCGAAACGTTCAAGAGCACCAAGCTCAAGAGCGCCGCCGCGCCGAATTACCAATACTCGATCCAAGTCGCGCCCGAAGACTGCACCGGTTGCACGCTTTGCCACAAGGTCTGCCCGGCGAAGGACAAGACCGACCTCAAGCGCAAGGCGCTCATGATGGCGCCGATCGAGCCGTTGCTGGCCAAGGAGCGCGAGAACTTCGACTTCTTCCTCCAGCTCCCGCCGGCTCCCGCCGCGCTGCTCGAGGATACGGTCAAGGGCACGCAATTCCGCGAGCCGCTCATCGAGTTCTCCGGCGCCTGCACCGGCTGCGGCGAAACGCCTTACCTGAAGCTGCTCACCCAGCTCTACGGTGATCGCCTGCTCGTCGCCAACGCCACCGGCTGCTCCTCGATCTACGGCGGCAACCTGCCCACCACGCCCTACACGACCAATCGTGACGGCCGCGGCCCGGCCTGGTCCAACTCGCTCTTCGAGGACAACGCCGAATATGGCCTCGGCATCCGCGCCGGCGTCGACCAACTCGCCGTCCAGTCGCAGCAACTCCTCAAGGAACTCGCGCCGCAACTGCCCGCTGAAATCGTCAACGGCATCACCGCCGCCGACCAACTCACCGACGCCGGCATCGCCACTGCGCGCGGCCATGTCGCGGCGCTGAAGAAACTCCTCCCCGCCCTCGCCAGCGACGAACGCGCCAAGCGCCTGCTCGAACTCGCGGACTACCTCGTAAAGAAGTCCGTGTGGATCATCGGCGGCGACGGCTGGGCCTACGACATCGGCTTCGGCGGCCTCGACCACGTCCTCGCAAGCGGCCGCAAGGTCAACATCCTCGTCCTCGACACCGAGGTCTACTCGAACACCGGCGGCCAGCGCTCGAAGTCCACGCCGCTCGGCGCAGTCGCGAAGTTCTCCGCTGCCGGCAAGGACACCGACAAAAAGGACCTCGCGCAGATGGCCGCCCATTACGGCCACGTCTACGTCGCCCGCGTCGCTCTCGGCGCCAAGGACAGCCAGACGGTGCAGGCCTTCATCGAAGCCGAAAAACACCCCGGCCCGTCCCTGATCATCGCCTACTCGCACTGCATCGCGCACGGCTACGGCCTCTCCGCCGGCCTCGACCAACAAAAACTCGCGGTCGATACCGGTTACTGGCCGCTGTTCCGTCACGATCCGGAGCGCGCTGCGAAGAACCTGCCGGTCGACATCATGGACTCCGGCGCCCCCAAGCAGCCGCTCAGCGCCTACACGAAGAATGAGCTGCGCTACCAGGTCCTCTTCAAGGCCAACCCGGAGCGCGCCGCGAACCTCGCCGACCAAGCCCAGAAGGCCGTCGACAAGCGCGTCGCCAGCTACCAGCAGCTCGCGGCCAACGCCGCCGCACCGAAGCCCGCCGCCCCGGCCGCGCCGGCGACCGAGGTCAAACCGAACAACTGA
- the pyrE gene encoding orotate phosphoribosyltransferase has protein sequence MDVQAEVIAIFKRTRALLQGHFVLRSGLHSGHFFQCAQVCQYMPEVERLGALLKDRLAGVQFTTVLAPAMGGLVIGQEVARQFKSRFIFAEKENNVLVMRRGFTLAPGEKILVVEDVITRGGRVQECLDIIAKAGGHAVAVAVLVDRSEGKAKFSVPTISLLELSFPTYEADKLPPELAAIPASKPGS, from the coding sequence ATGGACGTCCAGGCTGAAGTCATCGCCATCTTCAAACGCACCCGCGCGCTCCTGCAGGGCCACTTCGTGCTGCGCTCCGGCCTGCACAGCGGGCATTTCTTCCAGTGCGCCCAGGTCTGCCAATACATGCCCGAAGTCGAGCGGCTCGGCGCGCTGTTGAAGGACCGGCTCGCTGGCGTCCAGTTCACGACGGTGCTCGCGCCCGCGATGGGCGGCCTCGTCATCGGCCAGGAAGTCGCGCGGCAGTTCAAGAGCCGGTTCATCTTCGCGGAAAAGGAAAACAACGTGCTCGTGATGCGCCGTGGCTTCACTCTCGCGCCGGGCGAGAAGATCCTCGTCGTCGAGGACGTCATCACACGCGGTGGTCGCGTGCAGGAATGCCTCGACATCATCGCGAAAGCGGGCGGGCACGCGGTCGCGGTCGCCGTGCTCGTCGACCGCAGCGAGGGCAAGGCGAAGTTCAGCGTGCCGACGATTTCGCTGCTGGAGCTGAGTTTTCCGACTTACGAAGCCGACAAGCTGCCTCCGGAGCTGGCGGCGATTCCGGCGAGCAAGCCGGGCAGCTGA
- a CDS encoding MotA/TolQ/ExbB proton channel family protein translates to MITAHLPLAFLMNQTPMELFKHGGPIMWPILLVSFLLITVAVERIIFIIREATRRQPEVVEKMLEKVETRDVDGAVEMGKKSQDYVARILVYALTHKEHSLGNAFTRAANQELQRFSQGLPTLDTCITAAPLLGLLGTVTGMMNTFGALSGGDIASAAGQITGGVAEALIATACGLAIAITGLLPYNYLNARLEEARHEVEDASNSLEIIINKSESVNR, encoded by the coding sequence ATGATCACTGCACACCTGCCCTTGGCGTTCCTGATGAACCAGACTCCGATGGAGCTGTTCAAGCACGGCGGCCCCATCATGTGGCCCATTCTGCTCGTGTCGTTCCTCCTCATCACGGTCGCCGTCGAGCGCATCATCTTCATCATCCGTGAAGCGACCCGCCGTCAGCCCGAGGTCGTTGAGAAGATGCTTGAGAAAGTGGAGACCCGTGACGTCGACGGTGCCGTCGAGATGGGCAAGAAGAGCCAGGACTACGTCGCGCGCATCCTCGTCTACGCGCTGACCCACAAAGAGCACTCTCTCGGCAACGCCTTCACCCGCGCCGCCAATCAGGAGCTCCAGCGCTTCTCGCAAGGCCTCCCGACGCTCGACACCTGCATCACCGCCGCCCCGCTGCTCGGTCTTCTCGGCACGGTCACGGGCATGATGAACACCTTCGGCGCCCTCTCCGGCGGCGACATCGCTTCGGCGGCCGGTCAGATCACCGGTGGTGTGGCCGAGGCGCTCATCGCGACGGCCTGCGGTCTCGCGATCGCCATCACGGGCCTGCTCCCCTACAACTATCTCAATGCCCGTCTGGAAGAAGCCCGTCACGAAGTCGAAGACGCTTCCAACTCCCTCGAGATCATCATCAACAAGTCCGAGAGCGTGAACCGCTAA
- a CDS encoding biopolymer transporter ExbD: MQQGTKIKVAKLKKARIEIIPLIDVIFFLLATFVLFTLSLNRINSVPVDLPAGVPSTNNKQDEPTTIQVSEAGNIFWNRELIDMQELPARIAHYKSQTEDPKILIAGDEKARFGATVQVLDEIRKAGIQKFSVETRTRPTGK; this comes from the coding sequence ATGCAGCAAGGCACCAAAATCAAAGTCGCGAAGCTCAAGAAGGCGCGCATTGAGATCATCCCGCTCATTGACGTCATCTTCTTCCTTCTCGCGACCTTCGTGCTCTTCACGCTCTCGCTGAACCGCATCAACTCCGTTCCGGTCGACCTCCCCGCTGGCGTGCCCTCCACGAACAACAAGCAGGACGAGCCAACGACCATTCAGGTTTCCGAAGCCGGTAACATCTTCTGGAACCGCGAGCTGATCGACATGCAGGAGCTGCCTGCGCGCATCGCGCACTACAAGTCGCAGACGGAGGACCCGAAAATCCTCATCGCCGGCGACGAGAAGGCGCGCTTCGGCGCGACCGTCCAGGTGCTCGACGAAATCCGCAAGGCCGGCATCCAAAAATTCTCGGTCGAAACCCGCACCCGCCCCACCGGCAAGTAA
- a CDS encoding Do family serine endopeptidase: protein MKAKAFVLSLCVGLAAGLITLSAQTKPAVAKGAKASATKSELKHPDLKLDTTPVGEGKAPVLTSYADVLTDVRPAVVSVYSSKIVRQRVPEFYRQLFGNIPDREQKLSGLGSGVIISPDGYILTNNHVVEDADELKVALSDDRELPAKLIGTDPKTDVAVIKVDADKLPHVTIADSDRLRVGDVVFAIGNPLGIGQTVTMGIVSATGRKNVNLLTDREPDAYEDFIQTDAAINMGNSGGALIDAKGRLVGINSGIATTNRGNIGIGFAIPINLARSVMTSLIETGTVVRGYLGVSSETLTAEVAESLGLPRETRGVVITDLSPKDGPAAKAGLKREDIVTAVNGRAIASRDDLRLTIAQTLPGTKVRIDFLRDGKPQNAEVTLGKLEDTGADGEFLPGVVVQQLNNDLRGELRIPNEVEGLVITDIAPTSPFGDVFPVGAVIEQINRVPVADVASAKRALREGRNLALIYYRGNYRYVGFVQR from the coding sequence ATGAAAGCCAAAGCGTTCGTTCTTTCGTTGTGCGTTGGCCTCGCGGCCGGCCTCATCACCCTCAGCGCTCAGACCAAGCCCGCCGTCGCGAAGGGCGCCAAAGCGTCCGCGACGAAGTCAGAGCTGAAACATCCTGACCTCAAGCTCGACACCACGCCCGTCGGCGAGGGCAAAGCGCCCGTCCTCACGAGCTACGCGGACGTGTTGACCGACGTCCGCCCCGCCGTCGTCTCGGTCTACTCCAGCAAGATCGTGCGCCAGCGCGTGCCGGAATTTTATCGTCAGCTCTTCGGCAACATCCCCGACCGCGAGCAGAAGCTCAGCGGCCTCGGCTCTGGCGTCATCATCTCGCCCGACGGCTACATTCTAACCAACAACCACGTCGTCGAGGACGCCGACGAGTTGAAAGTGGCGCTCTCCGACGACCGCGAGCTCCCCGCTAAACTCATCGGCACCGATCCTAAGACCGACGTCGCCGTCATCAAGGTCGACGCTGACAAGCTCCCGCACGTCACCATCGCCGACAGCGACCGCCTCCGCGTCGGCGACGTCGTGTTCGCCATCGGCAACCCGCTTGGCATCGGCCAGACGGTCACGATGGGCATCGTCTCCGCGACGGGCCGCAAGAACGTCAACCTCCTCACCGACCGCGAGCCCGACGCCTACGAGGACTTCATCCAGACCGATGCCGCCATCAACATGGGCAACTCCGGCGGCGCGCTCATCGACGCCAAGGGCCGCCTCGTCGGCATCAACTCCGGCATCGCCACCACCAACCGCGGCAACATCGGCATCGGCTTCGCCATCCCGATCAATCTCGCGCGCTCGGTCATGACCAGCCTCATTGAAACCGGCACCGTCGTGCGCGGCTATCTTGGCGTGTCGAGCGAGACGCTCACGGCCGAAGTCGCCGAGTCACTCGGCCTCCCCCGCGAGACGCGCGGCGTCGTCATCACCGATCTCAGCCCGAAGGACGGCCCCGCCGCCAAGGCCGGCCTGAAGCGCGAGGACATCGTCACCGCCGTCAACGGCCGCGCCATCGCTTCGCGCGACGACCTCCGCCTGACTATCGCGCAGACGCTGCCCGGCACCAAGGTTCGCATCGATTTTCTCCGCGACGGCAAGCCTCAGAACGCCGAGGTCACTCTCGGTAAACTCGAAGACACCGGTGCCGACGGCGAATTCCTGCCCGGCGTCGTGGTGCAGCAGCTCAATAACGACCTCCGCGGCGAGCTCCGCATTCCCAACGAGGTCGAAGGCCTCGTCATCACCGACATCGCGCCGACTTCGCCCTTCGGCGACGTCTTCCCGGTCGGCGCCGTGATCGAGCAAATCAACCGTGTCCCCGTCGCCGATGTCGCGTCGGCCAAGCGCGCCCTGCGCGAAGGCCGCAACCTCGCGCTCATCTACTACCGCGGCAATTACCGCTACGTCGGCTTCGTGCAGCGCTGA
- a CDS encoding energy transducer TonB — protein sequence MRRDLIIGLVVSIALHATFLYGFNTKPKPKAKAAEEKTELIQMEMPVIEPEKEETVEELSEEAPTNQLAPPSLADVPSVSVTAFTQPLQPPPPPGLTAAKGAISIPVVKPGTKLGAGMKDLFDVANLDQVPVARVQVAPNYPFEMRRAGITGTVTLEFIVSSSGDVVAVQVVKSSQREFEQPAMQAVSKWKFKPGKKGGRSVNTRCQIDIPFTLSEDS from the coding sequence ATGCGTAGAGATCTCATCATCGGCCTCGTCGTCTCGATCGCGCTCCACGCGACGTTCCTCTACGGCTTCAACACCAAGCCCAAGCCCAAAGCCAAAGCCGCCGAGGAAAAGACCGAACTCATCCAGATGGAGATGCCTGTCATCGAACCTGAGAAGGAGGAGACGGTGGAGGAGCTCTCCGAGGAGGCTCCCACCAACCAGCTCGCCCCGCCGAGCCTCGCCGACGTTCCATCCGTGTCCGTGACTGCCTTCACGCAGCCGCTGCAGCCTCCGCCGCCTCCCGGCCTCACCGCCGCGAAGGGCGCGATTTCGATTCCGGTCGTGAAACCCGGCACCAAGCTCGGTGCCGGCATGAAGGACCTCTTCGACGTCGCCAACCTCGACCAAGTCCCGGTCGCTCGTGTGCAAGTCGCGCCGAATTATCCGTTCGAAATGCGCCGCGCCGGCATCACCGGCACGGTCACTCTCGAATTCATCGTCTCGTCCAGTGGCGATGTGGTTGCTGTGCAGGTCGTGAAGTCCAGCCAGCGCGAGTTCGAGCAGCCCGCCATGCAGGCGGTCTCGAAGTGGAAATTCAAGCCCGGCAAGAAGGGCGGCCGCTCGGTCAACACGCGCTGCCAGATCGATATTCCGTTCACTCTCTCCGAGGACTCCTAA
- a CDS encoding ribose-phosphate pyrophosphokinase, whose protein sequence is MKDTRLKIFSGSSNRPLAEEICKSIGVPLGEATVTCFPDGESFVKINENVRGADVYIIQSTCPPTNHHLMELLIMIDAAKRASAARITAVIPFYGYARQDRKDQPRVPITAKLVANLLTAAGANRALMMDLHSQQIQGFFDVPVDHLFASPVFFQYLATKRSPNLVVCSPDVGGMKMAAAYADALGASLALVAKKRINATTVAATNIVGEVSGCDVLLVDDITETAGTLTAAAKILREHGAKTIRAAVSHCVLGEAAYKRLGEGLIDELITTNTVPIDTRGLPITVLSVAPLLGEALVRINSNESVTSLFKIKGF, encoded by the coding sequence ATGAAGGACACGCGGCTGAAAATCTTCTCCGGTTCATCCAACCGCCCGCTTGCAGAGGAAATCTGCAAGTCCATCGGCGTCCCGCTCGGCGAGGCGACCGTGACTTGCTTCCCCGACGGCGAGTCCTTCGTGAAGATCAACGAGAACGTCCGCGGCGCGGACGTCTACATCATCCAGTCGACCTGCCCGCCGACGAACCATCACCTGATGGAGCTGTTGATCATGATCGACGCCGCCAAGCGCGCCTCGGCCGCGCGCATCACGGCTGTCATCCCGTTCTACGGCTACGCGCGCCAGGACCGCAAAGACCAGCCGCGCGTGCCGATCACCGCGAAGCTCGTCGCCAATCTCCTCACCGCGGCCGGCGCCAATCGCGCGCTCATGATGGATCTGCACTCGCAGCAGATCCAGGGCTTCTTCGACGTGCCGGTGGACCACCTCTTCGCGTCGCCGGTCTTCTTTCAATACCTCGCCACGAAACGCAGCCCCAACCTCGTGGTGTGCTCGCCCGATGTCGGTGGCATGAAGATGGCCGCGGCTTACGCCGACGCGCTCGGCGCCTCGCTCGCCCTCGTCGCCAAGAAGCGCATCAACGCCACGACGGTCGCCGCCACCAACATCGTCGGCGAAGTCAGCGGCTGCGACGTCCTCCTCGTCGACGACATCACCGAAACCGCCGGCACGCTCACTGCCGCCGCCAAGATTCTCCGCGAACACGGCGCCAAGACGATCCGCGCCGCCGTCAGCCACTGCGTCCTCGGTGAAGCCGCCTACAAGCGCCTCGGCGAGGGCCTGATCGACGAGCTCATCACCACGAACACCGTGCCGATCGACACCCGCGGCCTGCCAATCACCGTCCTCAGCGTCGCCCCGCTGCTCGGCGAGGCGCTCGTGCGCATCAACAGCAACGAGTCCGTCACCAGCCTTTTCAAAATCAAAGGCTTCTGA
- a CDS encoding MBL fold metallo-hydrolase, with the protein MDSTVAPPLEDELGDVLEKAARHAAMTYEAIAKAANVELTRIHDAVDYRPDLKPAEISRLARVLDLNEVGLCALAQGAYPRPEIGGLPFCLFPLRMPFGVGVANAYVLSQGGDTGILFDTGASGAELRRAWPARIKKLAAVFVTHYEAEHIGGLEEVMAEFGLNHFYGPPTGRWPRCLGLGEGQTVEVGGFTIRAMLTPGHAAEHNCYVVACTARPVRDELVISGDLIFAGSLGGGYFCCQRQLKHARRVLEALPAEALIAPGHGPISTVANERRFNPFLG; encoded by the coding sequence ATGGACTCGACTGTCGCACCTCCGCTGGAAGACGAGCTGGGTGACGTCCTGGAAAAGGCCGCTCGCCACGCGGCGATGACTTATGAGGCGATTGCGAAGGCGGCCAACGTCGAGCTCACGCGGATTCACGACGCCGTCGACTATCGGCCAGATTTGAAGCCCGCCGAAATCAGCCGCCTCGCGCGCGTGCTGGATCTCAACGAAGTCGGTCTCTGCGCGCTCGCACAAGGGGCATATCCGCGGCCGGAGATCGGCGGGCTGCCGTTTTGCCTGTTCCCGCTGCGCATGCCGTTCGGCGTCGGCGTGGCCAACGCTTACGTCCTGTCGCAGGGCGGCGACACCGGCATCCTCTTCGACACCGGAGCGAGCGGCGCCGAGTTGCGCCGCGCGTGGCCGGCGCGGATCAAGAAGCTCGCGGCGGTTTTCGTGACGCACTACGAGGCCGAGCACATCGGCGGGCTCGAGGAGGTGATGGCGGAGTTCGGCTTGAACCATTTCTACGGACCGCCCACGGGACGCTGGCCGCGCTGTCTCGGGCTGGGGGAGGGGCAAACGGTCGAAGTGGGCGGCTTCACCATCCGGGCGATGCTCACACCGGGACACGCGGCGGAGCACAACTGCTATGTCGTGGCGTGCACGGCGCGGCCGGTGCGGGACGAGTTGGTGATTTCGGGCGACCTGATTTTCGCCGGCTCGCTCGGCGGCGGATATTTTTGCTGCCAGCGCCAGCTGAAGCACGCGCGGCGCGTGCTCGAGGCGTTGCCGGCGGAGGCGCTGATCGCGCCGGGGCACGGCCCGATTTCCACGGTGGCGAACGAGCGACGCTTCAATCCGTTTCTCGGTTGA
- a CDS encoding dihydroorotate dehydrogenase-like protein, which yields MNLTTKYLGLELKSPLMPGASPLAMRLDNIRKLEDAGASAIVMHSLFAEQIEGNAVAVSRHIERWQDNFAEATSFFPQGQDYLLGPDEYLDRLTAIKAATNLPVIASLNGTHLGSWTDYARLMEKAGADAIELNTYFFATRRDESSAEIEDRVLEIARTVRASVQIPIAMKLSPFFTSPVHLVAELETVGVNGVVLFNRIFQPEIDIETFDVVPRLGLSSPEDLRLRLRALALLRDQVKLSLACSGGVHSAAEVVKALLAGADAVQVVAALLRDGPDTLGNILTELKLWMDKFEYTSVSEMRGALSLRNCPDPEAYERGNYLRSLQLWRE from the coding sequence ATGAACCTCACGACCAAGTATCTCGGCCTCGAGCTCAAGAGCCCGCTGATGCCCGGCGCGTCGCCCCTCGCGATGCGCCTGGATAACATCCGCAAGCTCGAGGATGCCGGCGCGTCCGCGATCGTCATGCACTCGCTGTTCGCCGAACAGATCGAGGGCAACGCCGTCGCGGTCTCGCGCCACATCGAGCGCTGGCAGGACAACTTCGCCGAAGCGACGTCGTTCTTCCCGCAAGGGCAGGACTACCTGCTCGGGCCGGACGAATACCTCGACCGCCTCACCGCCATCAAGGCCGCCACCAACCTGCCCGTGATCGCGTCGCTCAACGGCACGCACCTCGGTTCCTGGACGGACTACGCGCGCCTGATGGAGAAGGCCGGCGCCGACGCGATCGAACTCAACACCTACTTCTTCGCCACCCGGCGCGACGAATCGTCCGCCGAGATCGAAGACCGGGTGCTCGAGATCGCCCGCACCGTGCGCGCCAGCGTCCAGATCCCGATCGCGATGAAGCTCTCGCCGTTCTTCACCTCGCCCGTCCATCTCGTGGCCGAACTCGAGACGGTCGGCGTGAACGGCGTCGTGTTGTTCAACCGGATCTTCCAACCCGAGATCGACATCGAGACCTTCGACGTCGTGCCGCGACTCGGCCTCTCCTCGCCCGAGGACCTGCGCCTGCGCCTCCGCGCGCTTGCGCTGCTCCGCGACCAGGTGAAGCTGAGCCTCGCGTGCTCCGGCGGCGTGCACAGCGCCGCCGAGGTTGTGAAGGCTCTGCTCGCCGGCGCCGACGCCGTCCAAGTGGTCGCCGCGCTCCTGCGCGACGGCCCGGACACGCTCGGCAACATCCTCACCGAGCTGAAGCTCTGGATGGACAAGTTCGAATACACCTCGGTGTCCGAGATGCGCGGCGCGCTCAGCCTGCGCAACTGCCCGGACCCCGAAGCCTACGAACGCGGCAACTACCTTCGTTCGCTCCAGCTCTGGCGGGAGTGA
- a CDS encoding biopolymer transporter ExbD — protein MHGGGGGTGPGGTKKARIEIIPLIDVIFFLLATFVLFTLSLNKSNGLNVQLPVSATGEPRDPAGSVTITVTDEGTLAWNKDLVTLDEFLQRLQQFKASDPEGRILINGDERAFFAQAIYVFDEARKAGFTKVFIETRAR, from the coding sequence ATGCACGGCGGTGGTGGTGGCACAGGCCCCGGCGGCACCAAGAAGGCGCGCATTGAGATCATCCCTCTCATTGACGTCATCTTCTTCCTGCTCGCGACGTTCGTCCTGTTCACCCTTTCCCTCAACAAATCCAACGGCCTGAACGTTCAGCTCCCGGTCTCCGCGACCGGCGAACCGCGCGATCCCGCCGGCTCGGTCACCATCACGGTGACTGACGAAGGCACCCTCGCGTGGAACAAGGACCTCGTCACCCTCGACGAGTTTCTCCAGCGCCTCCAGCAGTTCAAGGCGTCGGACCCCGAAGGTCGCATTCTCATCAACGGCGACGAACGCGCGTTTTTCGCGCAGGCGATCTATGTTTTCGATGAAGCCCGCAAAGCCGGCTTCACGAAGGTGTTCATCGAAACCCGCGCCCGCTGA